Proteins encoded in a region of the Malaciobacter mytili LMG 24559 genome:
- a CDS encoding phosphoethanolamine transferase yields MKSSSYKIILYISLLFTLFYNFSFFKNFFITYNFTGINIAYTISIIITLFAFISFVLSLLSSKYIFKPFIILVLVVSSFTAYFMDTYNVIIDHSMIRNSLQTNLEESMDLFSFQLILYVLFLGIIPSILIYKIKLSYGTFKQESIKKIKILFLLLLIILINLFSFSKFYTSFFREHKTLRYYANPTFWMFSVVNYAKRTIYNGKIVLKEVGKDANIKEPIEEKKELVIMVVGEATRADRFSLNGYERETNPLLKKEEIYNFSKMSSCGTSTAHSVPCMFSKFNRDNYSYKKGISNENVLDILKHTKQVNILWRDNNSDSKGVALRVKYEDFRSSKTNTICEKDGECRDEGMLVGLDNFIKESGKNDILIVLHQMGNHGPAYYKRYPKEYEKFTPICKTNQLEKCTKEEINNAYDNAILHTDAFLSKVINFLKPYSKKYETAMIYMSDHGESLGENGIYLHGMPYFMAPDTQTHVASLMWFGESMKEELDTKKLNELKDKPFSQDNLFHTLLGMFEVTTDVYKKEQDILFEIRKEE; encoded by the coding sequence ATGAAATCCTCTTCATATAAAATAATCTTATATATCTCCCTACTTTTTACTCTTTTTTATAATTTTTCTTTTTTTAAAAATTTTTTTATAACTTATAATTTCACTGGGATAAATATAGCCTATACTATTAGTATAATTATTACACTTTTTGCATTTATTTCATTTGTTTTAAGTTTATTAAGCTCTAAATATATTTTTAAACCTTTTATTATTTTAGTTTTAGTTGTCTCTTCTTTTACGGCTTACTTTATGGACACTTATAATGTTATAATTGATCATAGTATGATTAGAAACTCTTTGCAAACAAATCTTGAAGAGTCTATGGATTTATTTAGTTTTCAACTTATTTTATATGTTTTATTTTTAGGAATAATTCCAAGTATTTTAATTTATAAAATAAAACTTTCATATGGTACTTTTAAACAAGAAAGTATTAAAAAAATAAAAATTCTTTTTTTACTTTTATTAATTATTTTAATAAACCTATTTAGTTTCAGTAAATTTTATACTTCATTTTTTAGAGAGCATAAAACATTAAGATATTATGCAAATCCTACTTTTTGGATGTTTAGTGTGGTAAATTATGCAAAAAGAACTATTTACAATGGAAAAATTGTTTTAAAAGAAGTGGGCAAAGATGCAAATATAAAAGAACCTATTGAAGAGAAAAAAGAGTTAGTAATTATGGTTGTAGGAGAAGCTACAAGAGCAGATAGATTTTCTTTAAATGGGTATGAAAGAGAAACAAACCCTCTTTTAAAAAAAGAAGAGATTTATAACTTTTCAAAAATGTCTTCTTGTGGAACTTCAACAGCACACTCCGTTCCTTGTATGTTTTCTAAATTTAATAGAGATAATTATAGCTATAAAAAAGGTATTTCAAATGAAAATGTTTTAGATATATTAAAACATACAAAACAAGTAAATATTTTATGGAGAGATAATAATTCTGATTCAAAAGGTGTAGCACTTAGAGTAAAATATGAGGATTTTAGAAGTTCTAAAACAAATACTATTTGTGAAAAAGATGGTGAGTGTAGAGATGAAGGAATGCTTGTGGGACTTGATAATTTTATAAAAGAAAGTGGAAAAAATGATATATTAATTGTTCTTCATCAAATGGGAAATCATGGTCCTGCATATTATAAAAGATACCCTAAAGAGTATGAAAAGTTTACTCCTATTTGTAAAACAAATCAACTAGAAAAATGCACAAAAGAAGAAATTAACAATGCATATGACAATGCTATTTTGCATACAGATGCTTTTTTATCAAAGGTAATTAATTTTCTAAAACCTTATTCAAAAAAGTATGAAACAGCTATGATTTATATGAGTGACCATGGGGAAAGCTTAGGAGAAAATGGGATTTATTTACATGGAATGCCATATTTTATGGCTCCTGATACACAAACGCATGTGGCTTCTTTAATGTGGTTTGGAGAGAGTATGAAAGAAGAATTAGATACTAAAAAACTAAATGAATTAAAAGATAAACCTTTTTCTCAAGATAATTTATTTCATACTTTACTTGGTATGTTTGAAGTAACAACAGATGTTTATAAAAAAGAACAAGATATTTTATTTGAAATTAGGAAGGAAGAATAA
- a CDS encoding diacylglycerol kinase, with translation MRNQPKYNFFKNSSYAIEGLKDLVKTETSFKIELFCAFILIPIIFYIDTSFTNKLLMFITFSGVLLAEIINSAIERTVDLVTLEYHQMAKKAKDVGSAIVFLSISICSITWVLVLFN, from the coding sequence ATGAGAAACCAACCAAAATATAACTTTTTTAAAAATAGTTCTTATGCAATAGAAGGATTAAAAGATTTAGTAAAAACTGAAACTTCTTTTAAAATAGAACTATTTTGTGCATTTATTCTTATACCTATAATTTTTTATATTGATACTTCTTTTACAAATAAACTTCTAATGTTTATTACTTTTAGTGGTGTACTTTTAGCAGAAATAATAAATAGTGCTATTGAAAGAACTGTTGATTTAGTAACCTTAGAATATCATCAAATGGCAAAAAAAGCAAAAGATGTGGGAAGTGCAATTGTCTTTTTAAGTATAAGTATTTGTTCTATTACTTGGGTTCTAGTTTTATTTAACTAA